A single window of Onychostoma macrolepis isolate SWU-2019 chromosome 16, ASM1243209v1, whole genome shotgun sequence DNA harbors:
- the LOC131521754 gene encoding LOW QUALITY PROTEIN: toll-like receptor 13 (The sequence of the model RefSeq protein was modified relative to this genomic sequence to represent the inferred CDS: inserted 2 bases in 1 codon) translates to MNSICYVATAGSVCLLLSAAAGYRFARWPSVVFFFRLRGWVERRFGRQWHRRRRRVEGADGEIEEMRYDAFVSFCSRDEAWVLGEMAPRLEEQGNPRLRLCLHNRDFEVGKDIMNNITESIYSSQCTVCLXRRYLRSDWCSLEMRVATHRQLEEQKHRLILIFLEHISPFALSAFHRLARLVKSRTYLDWPEDEGDRVHFWDRLRRNIAEEDKEAS, encoded by the exons ATGAACAGTATTTGCTATGTAGCCACAGCTGGAAGTGTTTGTCTTCTGCTGTCGGCAGCCGCTGGATATCGCTTTGCTCGCTGGCCTTCTGTAGTCTTCTTCTTCCGCCTGAGAGGATGGGTGGAGAGGAGGTTTGGTAGGCAGTGGCACAGGAGGAGGAGACGAGTCGAGGGGGCTGATGGAGAGATAGAGGAGATGCGGTATGATGCCTTTGTGTCTTTCTGTAGCCGAGATGAGGCCTGGGTCTTGGGGGAGATGGCTCCTCGACTGGAAGAACAAGGGAACCCAAGACTGAGGCTGTGTCTGCACAACAGAGATTTTGAG GTGGGTAAAGATATCATGAACAACATCACTGAGAGTATTTACAGCAGTCAGTGCACTGTTTGTTT TCGGCGGTATCTGCGCAGTGATTGGTGCAGTCTGGAGATGCGAGTGGCCACACACCGGCAGCTGGAAGAGCAGAAACACCGTCTCATCCTCATCTTCCTCGAACACATCTCTCCTTTTGCGCTTTCTGCTTTCCATCG TTTGGCCAGACTGGTGAAATCACGTACATATCTGGACTGGCCAGAGGATGAAGGTGACAGAGTGCATTTCTGGGATCGTCTAAGGAGGAACATTGCAGAGGAAGACAAG